The DNA region GGCGAGCGGGATGGAGCCTCAAACCAGAGGGACAAAGGCATGGGGGTATGCTCTCAGTCAGTCAGCGACTGATCGAACTCGAGGGCACCGCGCGAGCGGGAGACAGTGGAGGGGGTCGGGTGGGGAGATCGAGATAGGAGCCGTGACGGTGAATGCGTGGCGGGTGAATGAGCAGAGCGAGCCGCTCGAGGAACTCGAGAGGAGTGAGCGAGAGAGCCGTGGTACCACCCGGTGCGGGATGGGCAAGACGATAGATGATGTGCTCGCCTCCAGACGCACCGTCCCCGGTAGCCTCGAGCCGTTCGAGGGCGAAGGGAGGACGGGCACAGTAACGCAAGAGTCGTTCGAGCCCACCAGCACGGTCACGGGCCGGGATGTGGACCGAGGCATCGATGCTGAACCCGCCGGAGGCCTGCCAGTTGAGCATGTCGTCGGTGACGTGGCGTTCGAGCAGACCGTGGCAGTGGAAGTAACGGAGCACGCGGTGTCGAACGGTCTGCTGTAGCTCGTCCCAGTCGGAGGCCGTGAGGTGGGTGGCCTCGTGGAACTGGACTGAGCCCTCGGGATCCTCGCTGAACACGCCGTCGATGACACAGACGTGGAAATGGAAGTGAGCGTTTAAAGATGAGCCGAAGCGATGAAGGAACGAGATCGCGCCTATCTGGGCACCGGGACCGGCTCCCGGGCTCGCGTGTCGGAGCGTGGTCCGAATGGCGCGTAGAAAGATGCGCAGCACAGCGCCGGCGATCGCGGGGTTGTGGTGCAGGAAGGGCCGGAGGCGCTTCGGAACGGAGAGCACCCATTGCCGCACCGGAAGCGGCGGCAGGACATGATCGACGAGATGGGCTGCGGTCTCGACCATACGGCGGGCATTACACGACGGACATGCTCCCCGACTTCTGCAGGAAAACGCCACCAGAAAGTCGTAGCCACAACCGGCACACCGTGCTCGCGCGAATCCGTGAGCGAGAATGCCGCAACGCAGGGGGCACCGCGCGAAGCGTGGTCCCGGAAGTCGCGCTCGACCCACGAGGGGACGCCGCCGCCCATGGGGTCCGCCTCGGCGGCCTTTGTGAGGAAAGTCTCGATGTGGTGCTGGACCAGCGGATAGAGCGGCGTCTGAGTGGGACGGCGCCGGCGGTAGACGAGCCCACAGTTTGGTGCGATGGGCCGAAGGGCCGGCCCTGATCGAAAGTTGACCCGTGTACGCCGCGAAGTGGGGTGCATCCCGGACAGTGAGCAGAGTCCCGTGGCGGGAACATGGCTCGGCACGCCTAATGCCGTCCTGTTCCAAATCCCAACCTAGGCCTTGGTCGCTAGAGCTTCGCGGTTGTCGGCCCGCTCGCCCTGCTCGACGATGCCTCCTATCCGATTCCTGTTCGTCGGCTCGCGGATGCGCTAGCCCCTTCTTTCAGGTTTTTCACCTGTTTGCGTCCGCGCATCTTAACCGACGAGCTGGAGACGGGTCTCGTGTAGGGCGTAGATCCTGAGGCGGAAGAAGTCTGGATCGCGGAGGCCGTGGGACTGTCTCTGGAGGGGCTTGATCTTGCTGTTCGTGCCCTCCAGAGGTCCGGTGCTGATCGGCACGTCATAGTAAGCCTGAATGCCGGTTCGGTAGAGGCGCAGGGTGTTGGCCATCTGCTGAAGCTGCCGAAGTCCGGTGGCGCGGGCTCGCTCGATCCAGCCGTCGAGGAAGCTGGTGGCGCTCTCCCTGTCGGGCTGACTCCAGAGCTGACGGAGATCCTCCTTCAAGTAGTAAGCCGCAGCCAAGGGTGCGTTCAACTCGACGGCCGCCCGGAGGCGTTGAGCCTCGTCCCTCGTATCGTCCAGCTTCTTGGGGCTCTTCAGCAGGAGCCAGCGGGTGCCCTTGAGTACCTCCTTGTCCTTCTCTTGCGCGTGGCGCTGCAGCTCCCGCCGCAGATCGGAGAGCTTGTCGTTTATCAACTTCACCACGTGGAAGTGGTCGAAGACCAAAGTGGCCTCGGGCAGGTGCGTCCCGACGGCCAAGATGTAGGCCTGCGACGTGTCGATGGCCACGGCCCCGCTTACCCCTCTCGAGTCGTTCTACGCACCGGCCCCTTTTGTTGATACCTGTAACGTGATGGGTTACACTAAGGCGTGATCAGGAGCTTTCGTCATAAGGGGCTGAAACGTCTCTACGAAAAGGGCAGTGCGCGCGGGCTACCACCGCAGATGCTGCCCCGGCTGCGCCTCATCCTCGCCGATCTCGATGCGGCAGAAGACCTGGATGGCTTGTCCCTTCCGGGTTACCAGCTTCATCCGCTGAAGGGCGAGCTGAGGGGCCTCTGGTCCCTGAGGGTCAACGGAAACTTCCGCGTGATCTTCCGCTTTGAGAAAAACGAGCCGTGGGACGTCGATTTGGTCGACTACCACTAGCTAGAAGGAGAGAGAACGATGCCGATGCATCATCCACCCCATCCTGGCGAGCACATCCGCCATCTTTGTTTGGAGCCGCTTGACCTGACCGTAACCGCCGGAGCAAAGGCACTTGGCGTGTCCCGCAAGGCACTTTCGGAGCTTCTGAATGGTCACACCGGGGTTTCCCCGGAGATGGCTGTGCGGCTCAGCAAGGCGTTCGGCTCGACCACCCGCCACTGGATGCAGCTCCAGATGAACTACGATCTATGGCACGCGGAGCAGCGTAGCGCCGACCTCAAGA from Gemmatimonadota bacterium includes:
- a CDS encoding transposase, whose translation is MGRARLPGPRFARCPLRCGILAHGFARARCAGCGYDFLVAFSCRSRGACPSCNARRMVETAAHLVDHVLPPLPVRQWVLSVPKRLRPFLHHNPAIAGAVLRIFLRAIRTTLRHASPGAGPGAQIGAISFLHRFGSSLNAHFHFHVCVIDGVFSEDPEGSVQFHEATHLTASDWDELQQTVRHRVLRYFHCHGLLERHVTDDMLNWQASGGFSIDASVHIPARDRAGGLERLLRYCARPPFALERLEATGDGASGGEHIIYRLAHPAPGGTTALSLTPLEFLERLALLIHPPRIHRHGSYLDLPTRPPPLSPARAVPSSSISR
- a CDS encoding HigA family addiction module antidote protein, which produces MPMHHPPHPGEHIRHLCLEPLDLTVTAGAKALGVSRKALSELLNGHTGVSPEMAVRLSKAFGSTTRHWMQLQMNYDLWHAEQRSADLKIKRLVSA
- a CDS encoding type II toxin-antitoxin system RelE/ParE family toxin, with protein sequence MIRSFRHKGLKRLYEKGSARGLPPQMLPRLRLILADLDAAEDLDGLSLPGYQLHPLKGELRGLWSLRVNGNFRVIFRFEKNEPWDVDLVDYH
- a CDS encoding transposase encodes the protein MAIDTSQAYILAVGTHLPEATLVFDHFHVVKLINDKLSDLRRELQRHAQEKDKEVLKGTRWLLLKSPKKLDDTRDEAQRLRAAVELNAPLAAAYYLKEDLRQLWSQPDRESATSFLDGWIERARATGLRQLQQMANTLRLYRTGIQAYYDVPISTGPLEGTNSKIKPLQRQSHGLRDPDFFRLRIYALHETRLQLVG